Proteins from a genomic interval of Streptomyces sp. NBC_01445:
- the eda gene encoding bifunctional 4-hydroxy-2-oxoglutarate aldolase/2-dehydro-3-deoxy-phosphogluconate aldolase: MTDSSVLDLAPVVPVVVVEDVADAVPLARALVAGGLRAIEVTLRTPAALDAIRAVADEVPDAVVGAGTVISPQNVADSVAAGARFLVSPGWTDTLLDAMKKSGVPFLPGVSTTSEVVALLERGVSEMKFFPAEAAGGVPYLKSLAGPLPQARFCPTGGVSLGSAPSYLALKNVGCVGGSWMLPADAVAAKDWARIETLAREAAGLR, from the coding sequence ATGACTGATTCCTCCGTGCTCGATCTCGCCCCCGTCGTACCCGTCGTCGTCGTGGAGGACGTCGCCGACGCCGTGCCGCTCGCGCGGGCGCTCGTCGCGGGCGGCCTGCGGGCGATCGAGGTGACGCTGCGGACGCCGGCCGCGCTCGACGCGATCCGCGCCGTCGCGGACGAGGTGCCGGACGCCGTCGTCGGCGCGGGCACGGTCATCTCGCCGCAGAACGTCGCCGACTCCGTCGCGGCCGGAGCGCGCTTCCTGGTCAGCCCCGGCTGGACGGACACGCTGCTCGACGCGATGAAGAAGTCCGGCGTGCCGTTCCTGCCGGGCGTCTCCACGACGTCGGAGGTCGTGGCGCTCCTGGAGCGCGGGGTGAGCGAGATGAAGTTCTTCCCCGCGGAGGCCGCGGGCGGTGTGCCGTATCTGAAGTCGCTGGCCGGTCCGCTGCCGCAGGCGCGGTTCTGCCCGACCGGCGGTGTCTCCCTCGGCTCGGCGCCCTCGTACCTGGCACTCAAGAACGTCGGCTGTGTGGGCGGCAGTTGGATGCTTCCTGCGGACGCGGTGGCGGCGAAGGACTGGGCGCGGATCGAGACGCTGGCCCGCGAAGCGGCCGGCCTCAGGTGA
- a CDS encoding DUF397 domain-containing protein: MNTAESARLAWFKSSYSGNEGGECLEVAATSGTIHIRDSKDPARDHLTFQSSEWAAFVGFAAGL, from the coding sequence ATGAACACCGCGGAATCCGCGCGCCTCGCCTGGTTCAAGAGCAGCTACAGCGGTAACGAGGGCGGCGAATGCCTGGAGGTCGCCGCAACGTCCGGCACCATCCACATCCGCGACTCCAAGGATCCCGCCCGCGACCACCTCACCTTCCAGAGCTCGGAGTGGGCCGCCTTCGTGGGCTTCGCGGCAGGGCTCTGA
- a CDS encoding bifunctional RNase H/acid phosphatase produces the protein MREFIVEADGGSRGNPGPAGYGSVVIDAATGETLAEAAEYIGIATNNVAEYRGLVAGLRAAHALDPQASVHVRMDSKLVVEQMSGRWKIKHPDMRPLAAEAATVLPASQVTYEWIPRERNKHADRLANEAMDAGKRGKQWEASRSTAELDTPRPQADRGAPPGDAAAGAAKARAALAGTRGTADARAAGNVAGTASQGWSAAPDLGAPATFVLLRHGETALTPEKRFSGSGGSDPELSAAGRSQAERVAAALAARGTVQAIVSSPLKRCQETARTVAARLGLDVHIEEGLRETDFGAWEGLTFGEVRERYPEDMNAWLASSKAEPTGGGESFAAVARRVAATRDRLVERYAGRTVLLVTHVTPIKTFVRLALGAPPESLFRMELSAASLSAVAYYGDGNASVRLLNETAHLR, from the coding sequence GTGCGGGAGTTCATCGTCGAGGCCGACGGCGGTTCCCGGGGCAACCCGGGGCCCGCGGGCTACGGCTCGGTCGTCATCGACGCGGCGACGGGGGAGACCCTGGCGGAGGCCGCCGAGTACATCGGCATCGCCACGAACAACGTCGCCGAGTACCGGGGGCTCGTCGCCGGCCTGCGTGCCGCGCACGCCCTCGACCCGCAGGCGTCGGTGCACGTCCGGATGGACTCCAAGCTCGTCGTCGAGCAGATGTCGGGCCGCTGGAAGATCAAGCACCCCGACATGCGGCCCCTCGCCGCGGAGGCGGCCACCGTGCTGCCGGCGTCGCAGGTGACGTACGAGTGGATCCCGCGCGAGCGGAACAAGCACGCGGACCGGCTCGCCAACGAGGCGATGGACGCGGGCAAGAGGGGCAAGCAGTGGGAGGCCTCGCGCTCGACCGCCGAGCTCGATACGCCGCGTCCCCAGGCGGACCGGGGGGCTCCGCCCGGAGACGCGGCGGCCGGGGCAGCCAAGGCGCGGGCCGCGCTGGCGGGGACGCGGGGCACCGCGGACGCGCGGGCCGCGGGGAACGTGGCGGGTACCGCGTCCCAGGGCTGGTCGGCGGCGCCCGATCTCGGGGCGCCCGCCACCTTCGTACTCCTGCGGCACGGCGAGACCGCGCTCACGCCCGAGAAGCGGTTCTCCGGGTCCGGCGGCAGTGACCCCGAACTGTCGGCGGCCGGGCGCTCGCAGGCCGAGCGGGTCGCCGCCGCGCTCGCCGCGCGCGGCACCGTCCAGGCGATCGTCTCGTCGCCGCTCAAGCGGTGCCAGGAGACGGCGCGGACCGTCGCGGCCCGCCTCGGGCTCGACGTCCACATCGAAGAGGGCCTGCGCGAGACGGACTTCGGGGCGTGGGAGGGGCTGACCTTCGGGGAGGTCCGCGAGCGCTACCCGGAGGACATGAACGCCTGGCTGGCCTCGTCGAAGGCCGAACCGACAGGCGGCGGCGAGAGCTTCGCGGCGGTCGCCCGCCGGGTCGCCGCGACGCGGGACCGGCTCGTCGAGCGGTACGCGGGCCGCACGGTCCTCCTGGTCACGCACGTCACGCCGATCAAGACGTTCGTACGGCTCGCGCTCGGCGCGCCGCCGGAGTCACTGTTCCGGATGGAACTCTCGGCGGCGTCACTGTCGGCGGTCGCGTACTACGGGGACGGCAACGCGAGCGTGCGCCTGCTCAACGAGACGGCGCACCTGCGCTGA
- a CDS encoding RNB domain-containing ribonuclease, with amino-acid sequence MPRRHLRVTGAAEAPLRAALCELRTTLDVPGAFPADALAEAERAAAAPHPPAPAGKDATDVPFFTIDPPTSVDLDQAMHLSRRDGGGYRVRYAIADVAAYVTPGGPLDTEAHRRVTTLYFPDEKVPLHPTVLSEGAASLLPGQTCPAVLWTLDLDAEGRTVATDVARATVRSRAKLDYEGVQKAVDDGTAEEPVALLRDIGRLREQLETERGGISLNVPEQEITERDGRYELGYRAPLPADGWNAQISLLTGMAAADLMLAAGTGILRTLPAAPDGAVGRLRRTARALHIDWPHHVPYAQLIRSLDPKKPHHAAFLLECTTLLRGAGYTVFSGGTLPDLTVHAAVAAPYAHCTAPLRRLADRYASELCLAACAGTPPPEWVLAALPGLPKEMAEGTRRANAVERGCVDIVEAALLKDRIGDIFEACVVDVKDNEPAVGTVQLTDPAVVARIEGGTAPLPLGERLRVRLTQANPGTATVRFAPA; translated from the coding sequence ATGCCCCGCCGTCATCTCCGTGTGACCGGCGCAGCCGAGGCTCCGCTGCGTGCCGCGCTGTGTGAACTGCGTACGACCCTGGACGTCCCCGGGGCCTTCCCGGCCGACGCCCTCGCGGAGGCGGAGCGGGCCGCGGCGGCCCCGCACCCGCCGGCACCGGCCGGCAAGGACGCCACCGACGTCCCCTTCTTCACGATCGACCCGCCGACTTCCGTCGACCTCGACCAGGCGATGCACCTCTCGCGCCGCGACGGCGGCGGCTATCGGGTCCGCTACGCCATCGCCGACGTCGCCGCGTACGTCACGCCCGGCGGCCCCCTCGACACCGAGGCCCACCGCCGCGTCACCACGCTCTACTTCCCCGACGAGAAGGTCCCCCTGCACCCCACCGTGCTCAGCGAGGGCGCCGCCAGCCTGCTCCCCGGCCAGACCTGCCCCGCCGTCCTGTGGACGCTCGACCTCGACGCCGAGGGGCGCACCGTCGCCACCGACGTGGCCCGCGCCACCGTCCGCAGCCGCGCCAAGCTCGACTACGAGGGCGTGCAGAAGGCCGTCGACGACGGCACCGCCGAGGAACCCGTAGCCCTGCTCCGCGACATCGGACGCCTGCGCGAACAGCTGGAGACCGAGCGCGGCGGCATCTCCCTCAACGTCCCCGAACAGGAGATCACCGAACGCGACGGCCGCTACGAGCTCGGCTACCGCGCCCCCCTGCCCGCCGACGGCTGGAACGCCCAGATCTCCCTGCTCACCGGCATGGCCGCCGCCGACCTCATGCTCGCCGCCGGCACCGGCATCCTGCGCACCCTGCCCGCGGCCCCGGACGGCGCCGTCGGCCGCCTGCGCCGCACGGCCCGCGCCCTGCACATCGACTGGCCGCACCACGTCCCGTACGCCCAGCTCATCCGCTCGCTCGACCCGAAGAAGCCGCACCACGCGGCCTTCCTCCTGGAGTGCACGACGCTCCTGCGCGGCGCCGGCTACACCGTGTTCAGCGGCGGCACGCTCCCCGACCTCACCGTCCACGCAGCCGTCGCCGCGCCTTATGCCCACTGCACGGCCCCGCTGCGCCGCCTCGCCGACCGCTACGCCTCGGAACTGTGCCTGGCCGCCTGCGCGGGCACCCCGCCCCCGGAGTGGGTGCTCGCCGCGCTGCCCGGCCTGCCGAAGGAGATGGCGGAGGGCACGCGCCGGGCCAACGCCGTCGAGCGCGGCTGCGTAGACATCGTCGAGGCGGCGCTCCTCAAGGACCGGATCGGCGACATCTTCGAGGCGTGCGTCGTCGACGTGAAGGACAACGAACCAGCCGTCGGCACCGTCCAGTTGACCGACCCCGCGGTCGTCGCCCGCATCGAGGGCGGTACGGCTCCGCTGCCGCTGGGGGAGCGGCTGCGGGTACGGCTGACGCAGGCGAACCCGGGCACGGCAACAGTCCGGTTCGCTCCCGCGTAG
- a CDS encoding zinc ribbon domain-containing protein translates to MNAAPADQIRLLDVQALDVRLSQLAHKRKSLPEHAEIESLNKDLTQLRDLHVAAQTEESDCAREQTKAEQDVDQVRQRAARDQQRLDSGAVTSPKDLENLQREIASLAKRQGDLEDVVLEVMERRESAQERFEELTGRVASVQGKIDDATARRDASFEELDGETATATKERGIVAGSVPEDLLKLYDKLRVKEGGVGAARLYQRRCEGCQLELNITELNEVRAAAPDSVVRCENCHRILVRTSESGL, encoded by the coding sequence CTGAACGCCGCGCCCGCCGACCAGATCCGACTTCTCGACGTCCAGGCCCTGGACGTACGACTGTCGCAGCTCGCGCACAAGCGCAAGTCGCTGCCCGAGCACGCCGAGATCGAGTCGCTGAACAAGGACCTCACGCAGCTGCGCGACCTGCACGTCGCCGCGCAGACCGAGGAGAGTGACTGCGCCCGCGAGCAGACCAAGGCCGAGCAGGACGTCGACCAGGTCCGCCAGCGCGCCGCCCGTGACCAGCAGCGCCTGGACTCCGGCGCCGTCACGTCCCCCAAGGACCTGGAGAACCTCCAGCGCGAGATCGCCTCGCTCGCCAAGCGCCAGGGTGACCTGGAGGACGTCGTCCTCGAGGTCATGGAGCGCCGCGAGTCAGCGCAGGAGCGCTTCGAGGAGCTGACCGGCCGGGTCGCCTCCGTCCAGGGCAAGATCGACGACGCGACGGCCCGCCGCGACGCCTCCTTCGAGGAGCTCGACGGCGAGACGGCCACGGCCACGAAGGAGCGCGGGATCGTCGCCGGCTCCGTCCCCGAGGACCTTCTGAAGCTCTACGACAAGCTGCGCGTCAAGGAGGGCGGCGTCGGTGCGGCCCGCCTCTACCAGCGCCGCTGCGAGGGCTGCCAGCTGGAGCTGAACATCACCGAGCTGAACGAGGTGCGGGCCGCGGCGCCCGACTCCGTGGTGCGCTGCGAGAACTGCCACCGGATCCTGGTGCGCACGTCCGAGTCCGGCCTGTAG
- the yaaA gene encoding peroxide stress protein YaaA, which translates to MLVLLPPSEGKAPSGRGAPLKPESLSLPGLAGARQAVFDELVELCAADEDKAREVLGLSEGLRGEIAKNVELRTAGARPAGEIYTGVLYDALGLATLDAAAKRRATRSLLVFSGLWGAVRVSDRIPSYRCSMGVKLPGLGALGAHWRKPMAEVLPEAAGDGLVLDLRSSAYTSAWKPKGEVAGRTATVRVLHAQTDPVTGVEKRSVVSHFNKATKGRIVRTLLETGTTPAGPAELVEALRDLGHAVEAKAPAKAGTAWALDVVVTQIH; encoded by the coding sequence GTGCTCGTGCTGCTGCCGCCGTCCGAAGGCAAGGCCCCGTCGGGGCGCGGCGCCCCGTTGAAGCCTGAGTCGTTGTCCCTGCCGGGGCTCGCCGGGGCGCGGCAGGCCGTGTTCGACGAGCTGGTCGAGCTGTGTGCCGCCGACGAGGACAAGGCGCGCGAGGTGCTCGGCCTCAGCGAGGGGCTGCGCGGCGAGATCGCGAAGAACGTGGAGCTGCGCACCGCGGGCGCGCGGCCCGCCGGTGAGATCTACACGGGTGTCCTCTACGACGCGCTCGGTCTCGCCACCCTGGACGCGGCGGCGAAGCGCCGGGCGACGCGTTCGCTGCTGGTCTTCTCCGGGCTGTGGGGCGCGGTGCGGGTGAGCGACCGGATTCCTTCGTACCGCTGCTCGATGGGCGTGAAGCTGCCGGGGCTCGGGGCGCTCGGCGCACACTGGCGCAAGCCGATGGCCGAGGTGCTTCCCGAGGCGGCCGGGGACGGGCTCGTGCTCGACCTGAGGTCGTCCGCGTACACGAGTGCGTGGAAGCCGAAGGGGGAGGTCGCGGGGCGTACCGCGACGGTGCGGGTGCTGCATGCGCAGACGGATCCGGTGACCGGCGTGGAGAAGCGTTCGGTCGTGTCGCACTTCAACAAGGCGACGAAGGGCCGGATCGTGCGCACGCTCCTGGAGACCGGCACCACGCCCGCGGGCCCGGCCGAACTGGTCGAGGCGCTGCGGGATCTCGGCCATGCGGTGGAGGCGAAGGCGCCCGCGAAGGCGGGGACGGCGTGGGCGCTCGACGTCGTGGTGACCCAGATCCACTGA
- a CDS encoding Uma2 family endonuclease, which yields MAHEPHESLTQADVLLEGFLALDTPEGFRAELIEGEIVVTAPPDGDHEDYIGLIVKQVIRRSQADMDFSGNKGLKLNSGGACPKSHVIPDGTFAPTERRLFRGAEPWMPCEGVALVVEVTSTKPQADREAKRRCYARGAIPLYLLIDREASSVTLFRDPEGNDYRELCTLPFGKSLTLPAPFDFELETSAFV from the coding sequence ATGGCGCACGAGCCGCACGAGTCGCTCACGCAAGCAGACGTCCTGCTCGAAGGCTTCCTTGCCCTGGACACCCCGGAGGGTTTCCGGGCGGAACTGATCGAGGGGGAAATCGTCGTGACCGCGCCGCCGGACGGGGACCACGAGGACTACATCGGACTGATCGTGAAGCAGGTGATCAGGCGGTCCCAGGCCGACATGGACTTCTCCGGGAACAAGGGGCTCAAGCTGAACAGCGGGGGCGCTTGCCCCAAGAGCCATGTGATCCCGGACGGCACCTTCGCGCCCACCGAGCGAAGGCTCTTCAGAGGCGCCGAGCCCTGGATGCCCTGCGAAGGCGTAGCCCTGGTGGTCGAGGTCACCTCCACCAAGCCGCAGGCGGACCGAGAGGCCAAGCGCCGCTGCTACGCCCGCGGCGCCATTCCCCTCTACCTCCTCATCGACCGCGAAGCCTCCTCGGTGACGCTCTTCCGAGACCCGGAAGGCAACGACTACCGGGAGCTGTGCACGCTGCCCTTCGGCAAGTCACTGACTCTCCCCGCCCCGTTCGACTTCGAGCTGGAGACCTCGGCGTTCGTCTGA
- a CDS encoding helix-turn-helix domain-containing protein, whose protein sequence is MTVTEPQETYDEGEQSSDLNRAIGKQVKVLRERAGLTQKELGDRLGYSEDLVSSLERGRRTPQREFLETADELLDAGGLLKATIEDVEKAKAKARVRHPAWFRDYARLERDTVEINFYNNHDVPGLLQTQRRTRALYEMRKPLLSEDIIDQRVASRMDRQEILTRWPLPMVTAVIEEVVLRRPIGGPDVHKEQLERLIELGRLRNVELQVMPTDRAEHAGMGGAFVLLTPKGKTQVGYTEAQNSSRLITEAEEVRILAARYGSIRAQALTPRESLDLMEDLLGER, encoded by the coding sequence ATGACGGTGACGGAGCCGCAGGAGACGTACGACGAGGGTGAGCAGTCCAGCGACCTGAACCGTGCGATCGGCAAGCAGGTCAAGGTACTTCGGGAGCGTGCCGGGCTCACGCAGAAGGAGCTGGGGGACCGCCTTGGCTACAGCGAGGATCTGGTCTCCTCGCTTGAGCGGGGGAGACGGACGCCGCAGCGGGAGTTCCTGGAGACGGCGGATGAACTGCTAGATGCCGGTGGGCTGTTGAAGGCCACGATCGAAGACGTGGAGAAGGCCAAGGCGAAGGCGAGGGTCAGGCATCCGGCTTGGTTCAGAGATTACGCGCGGTTGGAGCGGGACACTGTTGAGATCAACTTCTATAACAACCATGATGTTCCCGGCCTGTTGCAGACCCAGCGGCGGACCCGTGCCCTCTATGAGATGCGTAAGCCGCTTCTGAGTGAGGACATCATCGACCAGCGGGTGGCCTCACGGATGGACCGGCAAGAGATTCTGACGCGTTGGCCTCTTCCCATGGTGACGGCCGTCATCGAGGAAGTGGTACTGCGACGGCCCATCGGTGGTCCGGATGTCCACAAGGAGCAGTTGGAGCGGCTGATCGAGCTCGGTCGACTGCGCAATGTGGAGCTTCAGGTGATGCCGACGGATCGGGCGGAGCATGCCGGAATGGGTGGCGCGTTCGTCCTGCTCACCCCGAAGGGGAAGACACAGGTGGGATACACGGAGGCGCAGAACAGCAGCCGACTGATCACGGAAGCCGAGGAAGTACGTATCCTGGCCGCACGGTACGGCAGCATCAGGGCCCAGGCGCTCACGCCAAGGGAGTCCTTGGACCTGATGGAGGACTTGCTGGGGGAACGATGA
- a CDS encoding ATP-binding protein: MKSEISTRHFGQLLSATPRGARLARLLTVQQLDEWGWPPSCEVCESAALVVAELAANAVAHGCVKGRGFRLTLAVVASDTLRIEVADPRGDRRPLARRTASPTDETGRGLLLVDALTARWGSEPWPPFGKVVWAEIGLPRPVLTASVSASQVSTGAVPAPEAAS, translated from the coding sequence ATGAAGTCAGAAATCTCCACCCGACACTTCGGTCAACTCCTCAGCGCCACGCCTCGCGGCGCCCGTCTGGCGCGGCTGCTGACTGTGCAGCAACTCGACGAGTGGGGCTGGCCGCCCAGCTGCGAGGTTTGCGAGTCCGCTGCTCTGGTCGTCGCCGAGTTGGCGGCGAACGCGGTCGCGCATGGGTGCGTGAAGGGGCGCGGGTTCCGCCTCACACTCGCTGTCGTGGCCTCCGACACACTCCGTATCGAAGTGGCCGACCCACGAGGCGACCGCCGGCCCCTGGCCCGTCGTACCGCGAGTCCCACCGACGAGACGGGGCGCGGGCTGCTCCTCGTCGACGCCCTGACTGCCCGGTGGGGCAGTGAGCCATGGCCGCCGTTCGGGAAGGTCGTGTGGGCGGAGATCGGTCTTCCCCGCCCTGTGCTCACTGCTTCCGTCTCCGCCAGTCAGGTCTCGACCGGGGCCGTTCCAGCGCCGGAGGCGGCAAGCTGA